A part of Rhinatrema bivittatum chromosome 16, aRhiBiv1.1, whole genome shotgun sequence genomic DNA contains:
- the LOC115077654 gene encoding olfactory receptor 1F1-like: MVHNFREMGNHTGVTEFLLLGFSEFPEMQFPLFTLFSLLYLMTVLGNLLVISIVCADRHLHTPMYFFLANLSILDISSLKVTVPKLLAILLKQSNIITFTDCFIQMYCFSVCVEIEFLLLTAMAYDRYVAICNPLHYTIIMNKRVCALLAAVSWLAGLIDTLPHTVVTSQLSFCDSNVINHFFCDFTELLKLSCSDTSVIESMTYVEGVFEVFTPFLLTLTSYVFIISTILKIHSREGKRKAFSTCSSHLTVIILAYGTILGVYLQPSSEDSKKSNKLHTTLYIIILPLLNPLIYSLRSKELKVALKKALCRILTFSVPKHI; this comes from the coding sequence ATGGTGCATAACTTCAGAGAAATGGGAAACCACACGGGAGTGACAGAATTCCTGCTTCTGGGGTTCTCAGAGTTCCCAGAGATGCAGTTTCCTCTCttcactctcttctctctcctctacctgATGACCGTCCTGGGGAACCTCCTCGTTATTTCTATAGTATGTGCCGATCGACACCTGCACACCCCTATGTATTTCTTCTTGGCTAACTTGTCTATCCTTGATATCTCTTCTCTGAAGGTCACTGTGCCAAAATTACTGGCAATCCTCCTGAAACAGAGTAATATCATAACTTTCACTGACTGTTTTATACAGATgtattgtttttctgtttgtgtagagataGAATTTCTGCTTCTCACTGCCATGGCCTATGATCGCTATGTTGCAATATGCAATCCCCTGCATTACACCATCATCATgaataagagggtctgtgctcttctGGCAGCTGTCTCATGGCTTGCAGGTTTAATAGACACATTGCCACACACTGTCGTTACATCCCAGCTTTCTTTCTGTGATTCCAATGTAATCAATCACTTCTTCTGTGACTTCACAGAACTGCTGAAACTTTCCTGCTCAGACACCTCTGTCATTGAATCTATGACTTATGTAGAAGGGGTATTTGAAGTCTTCACCCCATTTCTCCTCACCCTGACATCCTACGTGTTTATCATCTCTACCATCCTGAAAATCCAttccagagaggggaagaggaaggccttctccacctgctcctcccacctcacggtCATCATTCTGGCATATGGGACTATACTAGGAGTCTATTTGCAGCCCAGCTCAGAAGattctaaaaaatcaaataaactgCATACCACATTGTATATAATCATTCTCCCACTGCTAAACCCCCTGATTTATAGCTTAAGAAGCAAAGAGTTAAAAGTGGCCCTGAAGAAAGCCTTATGCAGAATACTGACATTTTCAGTTCCTAAACACATCTGA